A region of the Oceanihabitans sp. IOP_32 genome:
GTTCCGATATAAGCAAAAGTGTAATTCGTTTTCTCTTTTGATTTTTCTGTTTGTGTTAAGTATTCCGTAGGGAAACCATAATCCAAATAAATAATTTTGTTTTCTGGAACGGCAAATTCGTTGATAAATCTATTACGCAAATAATTTGAAGGTGCGATAAGCAAATCAACTTTGTTGATGATAGCTTTTGTTTCAATCATTCGTTGATGTATCCAACTACTCCAATTTTCAATGTCTGCGTTTTCGTTTTCTTCTCGTCCGCTGAAATAAACTTTGTAGCAATCAGTTGCACATTTTTTGTCGCCTTGCTTTTCGCACAATTGAAAGTTGTTTGCATTTCCAATGCTTCGTGTCATAAATTGTCCACGTGGACACATTAACCAAAAGTCGTGAAGCGTGTAAACAATAGGGATTTTGAGCTTGTTCAGTTCGTCAATCAAGCCTGTTGAAAGATGATTAAGATGTCCGATGTGAGCAATGTCGGGTTTGATTTGCTTTACCAATTCAGCAAAGTTGTCGTCCATAAGTTTGTGGCGATAACCGTCCTTGCCCTGCGGATTGTTTACGAAGTAAAGCGTTAAGTTGTCGTTTACTTTTTGCTCACGAATACTGAAACAAGACGAATACGGATTTTCTTCTCTCGTAAAAACAGAAACTTTGTGATATTTTGAAAGTTCGTTACAGATTGATTGGCTGTAAACTTCTGAACCTGCATTGTAATTTGGCGGATAGCCGTGAATAATTTTTAAAATGTGCATTTTACTTTATTTTCAATTAATATAAGCAAGCGGGCTTCGCCCGCTTGCAGAATGCACAGCTATCTCTTACCTTTTTGGTTCGGATTAAGCTGTTTTCCACGATTCCCTTGATTTTTGTCATGAGTCGTGTTGCTGCCCTTAGTGCCTTTGTTGGCATTTTTGATGTCAGCCTGATGATTAGATTTCTTTGTCATAATCACAACAGTTTATTGTTACGCCTACTCTTTAATTGCTTTTCGGCATCCGCACCGTCAGTTTTGAATGGACTTCAGAATAACCATTTTATTTTCACCGTTGTCGGTTTGTAGTGTCTTTCTTTCGCTTACCTGTAACGTGATTGTGTATGGTTAGTTGCGTGGTTAAGCCACTAATTTAGTAAACAAAAACGAACGCAAGAAAATTCCGAAGGAATTTTCCAAATAAGCACTTGCCAAAGCAATTAATTATACACGGTGTTGCCAGTAGTGTTTTTATTATTTTATTCGTTTTCTATTCACGTTATACATATCAAAATTTGGATGTTTCCAAAATTTTTCAAGTCCGTTTTTGTCAATGTATTCCATTTCAGATGCGTAAATCGGATATAGTCCTGCAATATTGATTTTGTAATTCAAACCAATGTCAATATTCGCAAAATCTTTTTTGTCCAAAATCGATGGTGCAAACACAAGAAATGCATCCATTTCAGATTCGTCCGATATTTTTTCTCTGAAGTTAATTGTATTGCTATAACTAAATGGACAATTTCCTCTCAAACTATTGGCTAAATATCCAGCAACTTGAGCCCAAGAAGCGTCTTTTGAATCAACCGTTATTATTAATTCAGGTCGTCCTAATTTCCAATCAGGATGGTTTCCGAGTGAAAGTCCGTATGTAATTCCAGTTATCATTCCTTTTTCTGGAATATCTTTATAAACTATGCTCGTAACTCCAGCAATTCCATTCGTTTCCGATTCCTCTTTGTAATATTCAGGTTCGGTTTGGAAAATTCTGTCCAAATGAGTCATAAACTTTTCGACTGGTGTTTTCTTCTTAAATAATCCTTTCAGCATAAAGATTGGTTTACATTACTGGCAACGGTCTAGTATAAGAATAGTAGCGGATTAAAAATCACTAACTTTTCGGTTAAACACAGACCTTTTTTATATTTACTTACTTTCGTTTTAGCGATCAAACCGCTATTATTTTTATACATTGTTGGCAACTGGCTTTATTTCCACCATTCATTTAGTTCTTCCTTTTTCGCTGTTTCATTTCCATAAAGCCAAGCCTTTTGGTAATTCTCCCAGCCTTTATCATAATATTTTTCACTTGGCGAAAACTCTCCAGCTCCAATGTCAAAATCTCGATTCGTAATTGGAATTCTATAATCCGCCCAATTGCATATTTTTTCTTTACCTGTTGAATAGCTTTTCCAAATTCCAACAAACGCATTATTCAAATATCCGTCAGATATGAATTCAATTTTGTCGTATTCGATTTTGTTTTCGGAATTCAGATACCATTTAGAATGTAATTTGCCTTTAAAAATTCCGCTATGTTTTTGTTCCGAATTTTCTTTGAATTCGTAATCTGCAACTAAAATTCCTT
Encoded here:
- a CDS encoding suppressor of fused domain protein, which encodes MLKGLFKKKTPVEKFMTHLDRIFQTEPEYYKEESETNGIAGVTSIVYKDIPEKGMITGITYGLSLGNHPDWKLGRPELIITVDSKDASWAQVAGYLANSLRGNCPFSYSNTINFREKISDESEMDAFLVFAPSILDKKDFANIDIGLNYKINIAGLYPIYASEMEYIDKNGLEKFWKHPNFDMYNVNRKRIK